In Callithrix jacchus isolate 240 chromosome 18, calJac240_pri, whole genome shotgun sequence, one DNA window encodes the following:
- the ADAMTSL4 gene encoding ADAMTS-like protein 4: MENWVGRPRLCLLLLLSLPQLCLDQEMLSGHLLQTPTEEGQGPEGVWGPWVQWATCSQPCGVGVQRRTRTCQLPTSQLRRSLPLPPRPPRHPEALLPRGQGPRPQASPETLPLYRPQSRGRGGPLRGPASRLGREETQELRGARRSRLRDPIKPGMFGYGRVPFALPLHRDRRHPRRPPRSELNLVSSRGEEPLPSPTPRAAAFSSNGSSRTELPLPSPPAEPLSPETAETEEPPGTRPALPRHHPRAQASGTELPSPTHSLGESSFFHASPQPQRPSSQGWAGPQVAGRRPNPFPSVPRSRGQQGQGPWRTAGTPHGPHLEPDPQHWDGWLPLLTNGPQASSLWSLFAPSSPIPRCSGESEQLRACSQAPCPPEQPDPRALQCAAFDSQEFMGQLYQWEPFTEVQGSQRCELNCRPRGFRFYVRHTEKVQDGTLCQPGAPDICVAGRCLSPGCDGILGSGRRPDGCGVCGGDDSTCRLVSGNLTDRGGPLGYQKILWIPAGASRLQIAQLRPSSNYLALRGPGGQSIINGNWAVDPPGSYTAGGTVFQYNRPPREEGKGESLSADGPTTQPVDVYMIFQEENPGVFYQYVIASPPPILENPTPEPPVPQLQPEILRVEPPLAPAPRPARTPGTLQRQVRIPQMPAPPHPRTPLGSPAAYWKRVGYSACSASCGKGVWRPIFLCISRESGEELDERSCTASARPPASPEPCHAPLCPSYWEAGEWTSCSRSCGPGTQHRQLQCRQEFGGGGSSVPPERCGHLPRPNITQSCQLRLCGHWEVGSPWSQCSVRCGRGHRSRQVRCVGNTGDEVSKQECASGPPQPPSREACDMGPCTTAWFHSDWSSKCSAECGTGIQRRSVVCLGSGAAHGVGQGEAGAGTEQSCPPGSRPPDMRACSLGPCERTWRWYTGPWGECSSECGSGTQRRDIICVSKLGTEFNVTSLSNCSHLPRPPSLQPCQGQACQDRWFSTPWSPCSRSCQGGLQTREVQCLSANQTLSTRCPPHQRPSRKRSCNSQPCSQRPDDQCKDSSPHCPLVVQARLCVYPYYTATCCRSCAHVQERSPQEPS; encoded by the exons ATGGAGAACTGGGTGGGCAG GCCCCGGCTGtgtctgcttctgcttctgtcCCTGCCTCAGCTCTGCCTGGATCAGGAG ATGTTGTCCGGACACTTGCTTCAGACACCCACAGAGGAGGGCCAGGGCCCCGAAGGTGTCTGGGGACCTTGGGTCCAGTGGGCAACTTGCTCCCAGCCCTGCGGGGTAGGGGTGCAGCGCCGGACCAGGACCTGTCAGCTCCCTACATCGCAGCTCCGCAGaagcctgcccctccctccccggCCCCCAAGACATCCAGAAGCCCTCCTTCCCCGGGGACAGGGTCCCAGACCCCAGGCTTCTCCAGAAACCCTCCCCTTGTACAGGCCACAGTCTCGGGGAAGGGGTGGCCCACTTCGAGGTCCCGCTTCCCGCCTAGGGAGAGAAGAGACCCAGGAGCTTCGAGGGGCCAGGAG GTCCCGGCTTCGAGACCCCATCAAGCCAGGAATGTTCGGTTATGGGAGAGTGCCCTTTGCATTGCCACTGCACCGGGACCGCAGGCATCCCCGCAGGCCGCCCAGATCTGAGCTGAACCTGGTCTCTTCTAGAGGGGAAGAGCCTCTTCCATCCCCGACTCCAAGAGCAGCAGCATTCTCCTCAAATGGCAGCTCCCGGACTGAGCTCCCTCTCCCATCCCCCCCAGCAGAACCTCTAAGCCCTGAAACTGCTGAGACAGAAGAGCCCCCCGGAACCAGGCCTGCCCTGCCACGGCACCACCCCAGAGCCCAGGCCTCTGGCACAGAGCTGCCCTCACCCACCCACTCCTTAGGAGAAAGTAGCTTTTTCCATGCATCCCCTCAGCCCCAAAGGCCAAGTTCCCAGGGTTGGGCTGGTCCCCAGGTAGCAGGGAGACGCCCTAATCCTTTCCCTTCAGTCCCTCGGAGCCGAGGCCAGCAGGGCCAAGGGCCTTGGAGAACAGCGGGGACTCCTCACGGGCCTCACCTGGAGCCTGACCCCCAGCACTGGGACGGCTGGCTGCCCCTGCTGACCAATGGCCCCCAAGCCAGCTCCCTCTGGAGCCTCTTCGCTCCCAGTAGCCCTATCCCAAGATGTTCTGGTGAGAGTGAGCAGCTGAGAGCCTGCAGCCAAGCG CCCTGCCCCCCTGAGCAGCCAGACCCCCGGGCCCTGCAGTGCGCGGCCTTTGACTCCCAGGAATTCATGGGCCAGCTGTACCAGTGGGAGCCCTTCACTGAAG TCCAGGGCTCCCAGCGCTGTGAACTGAACTGCCGGCCCCGTGGCTTCCGCTTCTATGTTCGTCACACCGAAAAGGTCCAGGATGGGACCCTGTGTCAGCCTGGGGCCCCTGACATCTGTGTGGCCGGCCGCTGTCTG AGCCCCGGCTGTGATGGAATCCTTGGCTCTGGCAGGCGTCCTGATGGCTGTGGAGTCTGTGGGGGTGATGATTCTACCTGTCGCCTTGTTTCGGGGAACCTCACTGACCGAGGGGGCCCTCTGGGCTATCAGAAGATACTGTGGATTCCAGCAGGAGCCTCACGGCTCCAGATTGCCCAGCTCCGGCccagttccaactacttgg CACTTCGTGGCCCTGGGGGCCAGTCCATCATCAATGGGAACTGGGCCGTGGATCCCCCTGGGTCCTACACGGCTGGTGGGACTGTATTTCAGTATAACCGTCCTCCACGGGAGGAGGGCAAAGGGGAGAGTCTGTCGGCTGACGGCCCCACCACCCAGCCTGTGGACGTCTAT ATGATCTTTCAGGAGGAAAACCCAGGCGTTTTTTATCAGTATGTCATCGCTTCACCTCCTCCAATCCTTGAGAATCCCACCCCAGAGCCCCCTGTCCCCCAGCTTCAGCCCG AGATTCTGAGGGTGGAGCCCCCACTAGCTCCAGCACCCCGCCCAGCCCGTACCCCAGGAACCCTTCAGCGTCAGGTGCGGATACCCCAGATGCCCGCCCCACCCCATCCCAGGACACCCCTGGGGTCTCCAGCTGCATACTGGAAACGAGTGGGATACTCAGCGTGCTCAGCATCCTGCGGGAAAG GTGTCTGGCGCCCCATCTTCCTCTGCATCTCCCGAGAGTCGGGAGAGGAACTGGATGAACGCAGCTGCACTGCGAGTGCCAGGCCCCCAGCCTCCCCTGAACCTTGCCACGCCCCCCTGTGCCCCTCATA CTGGGAGGCTGGCGAGTGGACATCCTGCAGCCGCTCCTGTGGCCCTGGCACCCAGCACCGCCAGCTACAGTGCCGGCAGGAGTTTGGGGGAGGTGGCTCATCGGTGCCCCCAGAGCGCTGTGGACATCTCCCCCGGCCCAACATCACCCAGTCTTGCCAGCTGCGCCTCTGTGGCCATTGGGAAGTTGGCTCTCCCTGGAGCCAG TGCTCCGTGCGCTGCGGCCGGGGCCATAGAAGCCGTCAGGTTCGCTGTGTGGGGAACACCGGTGATGAAGTGAGCAAGCAGGAGTGTGCGTCAGGCCCCCCGCAGCCCCCCAGCAGAGAGGCCTGTGACATGGGGCCCTGTACCACGGCCTGGTTCCACAGCGACTGGAGCTCCAAG TGCTCAGCCGAGTGTGGGACGGGAATCCAGAGGCGCTCTGTGGTCTGCCTCGGGAGCGGGGCAGCCCACGGGGTGGGCcagggtgaagcaggagcaggaaCTGAGCAGAGCTGTCCACCAGGAAGCCGCCCCCCTGACATGCGCGCCTGCAGCCTGGGGCCCTGTGAGAGGACGTGGCGCTGGTACACAGGGCCCTGGGGTGAG TGCTCCTCCGAATGCGGCTCCGGCACGCAGCGGAGAGACATCATCTGTGTGTCCAAACTGGGGACGGAGTTCAACGTGACTTCTCTGAGCAACTGTTCCCACCTGCCCAGGCCCCCTTCCCTGCAGCCCTGTCAAGGGCAGGCCTGCCAGGACCGATGGTTTTCCACACCCTGGAGCCCG TGTTCTCGCTCCTGCCAGGGCGGACTGCAGACGCGGGAGGTCCAGTGCCTGAGCGCCAACCAGACCCTCAGCACCCGATGCCCTCCTCACCAGAGGCCCTCCAGGAAGCGCTCCTGTAACAGCCAACCCTGCAGCCAGCGCCCTG ATGATCAATGCAAGGACAGCTCTCCACATTGCCCCCTGGTGGTACAGGCCCGGCTCTGCGTCTACCCCTACTACACAGCCACCTGTTGCCGCTCTTGCGCACATGTCCAGGAGAGGTCTCCCCAGGAGCCCTCCTGA